In Pseudopipra pipra isolate bDixPip1 chromosome 5, bDixPip1.hap1, whole genome shotgun sequence, the following proteins share a genomic window:
- the SINHCAF gene encoding SIN3-HDAC complex-associated factor, giving the protein MFGFHKPKMYRSIEGCCICRAKSSSSRFTDSKRYEKDFQNCFGLHEARSGDICNACVLLVKRWKKLPAGSKKNWNHVVDARAGPSLKTTLKPKKMKTLSGSRIKSNQISKLQKEFKRHNSDAHSTTSSASPAQSPCYSNQSDDGSDTEMSAGSSRTPVFSFLDLTYWKRQKVCCGIIYKGRFGEVLIDTHLFKPCCSNKKSATEKPEQEGPQSPAISTQEEW; this is encoded by the exons ATGTTTGGCTTTCACAAACCGAAGATGTATCGCAGTATAGAGGGCTGCTGTATTTGCAGAGCTAAGTCTTCCAGTTCCCGTTTCACTGACAGCAAACGTTATGAAAAGGATTTCCAGAATTGTTTTGG GCTCCATGAGGCCCGTTCAGGAGATATTTGCAATGCCTGTGTTCTTTTGgtgaaaagatggaaaaaattaCCAGCAGGATCCAAAAAAAACTGGAATCAC GTGGtagatgccagggctggaccCAGTCTTAAAACAACATTgaaaccaaagaaaatgaaaactctgTCTGGAAGCAGAATAAAGAGCAATCAAATCAGCAAACTGCAAAAGGAATTCAAGCGGCACA ATTCTGATGCCCACAGCACAACTTCGAGTGCCTCCCCGGCTCAGTCGCCCTGTTACAGTAACCAGTCCGACGATGGCTCTGACACAGAGATGAGCGCTGGGTCCAGCAGAACACCAGTGTTCTCCTTTTTAGATCTCACTTATTGGAAAAG GCAAAAGGTCTGCTGTGGAATTATTTACAAAGGTCGTTTTGGGGAAGTCCTCATAGACACTCATCTCTTCAAACCTTGCTGTAGCAATAAAAAGTCTGCCACTGAAAAGCCAGAACAAGAAGGACCACAGTCTCCAGCAATCTCCACCCAAGAGGAATGGTGA